From Methylocystis sp. ATCC 49242, one genomic window encodes:
- a CDS encoding class I SAM-dependent methyltransferase, with amino-acid sequence MSSRLQDNLFTGPIGAEYDMLRLMCPNHAYLAKRVGETVGAWRPEAGALTGFEIGCGTGVCTLALLAGRDDLKLIAVDSAARMLEQARENLAGYVAAGRVEFKEADALSALQALPDASVDVVASNYAIHNFLDDYRDDVLAEIFRVLKSGGLFINGDRYAMDDRAAHLADTQTMVRRWFKMFREMNRLDLLEDWVVHLYSDESPDHIMYYEPSLKKLAALGFAPVTVDFRDGVDTLLRAVKP; translated from the coding sequence ATGTCGTCACGCCTGCAGGACAATCTCTTCACCGGCCCGATCGGCGCCGAATATGACATGCTGCGGCTGATGTGCCCGAACCACGCTTACCTCGCGAAACGCGTTGGCGAGACGGTCGGCGCGTGGCGCCCCGAGGCGGGCGCGCTGACCGGCTTCGAGATCGGCTGCGGCACGGGCGTCTGCACGCTGGCGCTGCTCGCCGGCCGCGATGATCTGAAGCTCATCGCCGTGGACAGCGCCGCCAGAATGCTGGAGCAGGCGCGCGAAAATCTCGCCGGTTACGTCGCCGCCGGCCGCGTCGAGTTCAAAGAAGCGGATGCGCTCTCCGCGCTCCAGGCCCTGCCCGACGCGAGCGTCGACGTTGTCGCCTCGAATTACGCCATCCACAATTTCCTCGACGACTACCGCGACGACGTTCTCGCCGAGATCTTTCGCGTGCTGAAATCCGGCGGGCTTTTCATCAACGGCGACCGTTACGCGATGGACGACCGCGCCGCGCATCTCGCCGACACGCAGACCATGGTCCGCCGCTGGTTCAAGATGTTCAGGGAGATGAACCGGCTCGATCTGCTCGAGGACTGGGTCGTCCATCTCTACAGCGACGAGTCGCCCGACCACATCATGTATTACGAGCCGTCATTGAAGAAACTCGCCGCGCTCGGCTTCGCGCCCGTCACGGTGGATTTCCGCGACGGCGTCGACACGCTTTTGCGCGCGGTGAAACCCTAG
- the lepA gene encoding translation elongation factor 4, with the protein MSTHKIDNIRNFSIVAHIDHGKSTLADRLIQETGTLAAREMVEQVLDSMDIERERGITIKAQTVRLNYRAKDGQDYVLNLMDTPGHVDFAYEVSRSLKACEGSLLVVDASQGVEAQTLANVYQAIDAGHEIVPVLNKIDLPAAEPDRIKEQIEEVIGLDASDAVLISAKTGIGIPDVLEAIVTRLPPPTGDEKVPLKALLVDSWYDAYLGVVVLVRIFDGTLKKGQKIQMMGAGAHYEVDKIGVFRPKMQDVAQLGPGEVGFITAQIKQVADTRVGDTITDERRPTAEALPGFKPAQPVVFCGLFPVDAADFEDLRAAIGKLRLNDASFSYEMETSAALGFGFRCGFLGLLHLEIIQERLQREFNLDLIATAPSVVYKITLTNGDEIELHNPADMPDVVKIDEIKEPWIRATILTPDDYLGSVLKLCQDRRGVQVDLNYVGKRAMAVYDLPLNEVVFDFYDRLKSISKGYASFDYQLTDYRAGDLVKMSILVNAEPVDALSMLVHRTRAEGRGRAMCEKLKELIPPHMFQVPIQAAIGGKIIARETVRAFRKDVTAKCYGGDATRKRKLLEKQKEGKKKMRQFGRVEIPQEAFIAALKMED; encoded by the coding sequence ATGAGCACCCACAAAATCGACAACATCCGCAATTTCTCGATCGTCGCCCACATCGACCACGGCAAATCGACTCTCGCCGACCGCCTGATTCAGGAGACCGGGACCCTCGCCGCCCGTGAGATGGTCGAGCAGGTGCTCGATTCGATGGACATCGAGCGCGAGCGCGGCATCACGATCAAGGCGCAGACCGTGCGTCTGAATTATCGCGCCAAGGACGGTCAGGATTACGTCCTCAATCTGATGGACACGCCCGGCCATGTCGACTTCGCCTATGAGGTCTCGCGCTCGCTGAAGGCCTGCGAGGGATCGCTGCTGGTGGTCGACGCCTCGCAGGGCGTCGAGGCGCAGACGCTGGCCAACGTCTATCAGGCGATCGACGCGGGGCACGAAATCGTGCCGGTCCTCAACAAGATCGACCTTCCGGCGGCCGAGCCCGACCGCATCAAGGAGCAGATCGAGGAGGTCATCGGCCTCGACGCCTCGGACGCCGTGCTGATTTCCGCCAAGACCGGAATCGGCATTCCGGACGTGCTGGAGGCCATCGTCACGCGCCTGCCGCCGCCTACGGGCGACGAGAAGGTGCCGCTGAAGGCGCTGCTGGTCGACAGCTGGTACGACGCCTATCTGGGCGTCGTGGTGCTGGTGCGCATTTTCGACGGCACGCTGAAGAAGGGCCAGAAAATCCAGATGATGGGCGCAGGCGCCCATTACGAGGTGGACAAGATCGGCGTCTTCCGTCCCAAGATGCAGGACGTGGCCCAACTCGGCCCCGGCGAGGTCGGCTTCATCACCGCCCAGATCAAGCAGGTGGCCGATACGCGCGTCGGCGACACGATCACCGACGAGCGCAGGCCCACGGCCGAGGCGCTGCCGGGCTTCAAGCCGGCGCAGCCGGTGGTCTTCTGCGGGCTCTTCCCGGTCGACGCCGCCGACTTCGAGGATTTGCGCGCCGCCATCGGCAAGCTGCGCCTGAACGACGCGAGTTTTTCCTATGAGATGGAGACATCGGCGGCGCTCGGCTTCGGTTTCCGCTGCGGCTTCCTCGGCCTGCTGCATCTCGAGATCATTCAGGAGCGTCTGCAGCGCGAATTCAATCTCGACCTCATCGCGACGGCGCCCTCCGTCGTCTACAAGATCACCCTGACGAACGGCGACGAGATCGAGCTGCACAACCCGGCCGACATGCCGGACGTGGTGAAGATCGACGAGATCAAGGAGCCGTGGATTCGCGCCACGATCCTCACGCCCGACGACTATCTCGGCTCGGTGCTGAAACTCTGTCAGGACCGGCGCGGCGTGCAAGTCGATCTCAATTACGTCGGCAAGCGCGCCATGGCGGTCTATGATCTGCCGCTCAACGAGGTCGTCTTCGACTTCTACGATCGCCTGAAGTCGATCTCGAAAGGCTATGCGTCGTTCGATTACCAGCTCACCGACTATCGCGCCGGCGATCTCGTCAAGATGAGCATTCTCGTCAACGCCGAGCCGGTGGACGCGCTATCCATGCTGGTGCATCGCACCCGCGCCGAGGGGCGCGGCCGCGCCATGTGCGAGAAGCTCAAGGAGTTGATCCCGCCGCACATGTTCCAGGTGCCGATTCAGGCGGCCATCGGCGGCAAGATCATCGCCCGCGAAACCGTGCGCGCCTTCCGCAAGGACGTGACGGCGAAATGCTATGGCGGCGACGCGACCCGCAAGCGCAAGCTTCTCGAAAAGCAGAAGGAAGGCAAGAAGAAGATGCGCCAGTTCGGCCGCGTGGAGATCCCGCAGGAGGCGTTCATCGCGGCGCTGAAGATGGAGGATTGA
- a CDS encoding ATP-binding protein: protein MRIVANHNWRPSWVEHLVHESVAGRPLEAARHRSFILARLVVAASVLLGTPFWLFFYGVPTPSQSLIFFLAQIPLISIVVLVRTGRLRLAQSLSIFGWLAMAVAVHGLTEGYEIISIALLTIALVEAALTPEIVMVFVIEAATVDVLALTAGLRFPSPELTSIEHSTSIAMLAAPLLLYIAVVAICAIRAENVRMRSDAQNARDLRLLTDAIGDIVLHLDRNGAVSTIVGDTHKTYGLDRRDLIGRGFFQRVHIADRPAFLKLVSDAFDRARPTTAVLRVQVALAATASGKYVEPVFNYFDARMCRAEPIADDLETGIEENIETVVPVVCILRDVTAAKRAEEAIAAARAESERATASKTRFLANVSHELRTPLNAIIGFSEMLANPELAPTDPGKQREYAEIISNSGHHLLEVVNTILDMSKIESGSMQIFPEPFSLPALIDQCCDMVQLKADQSAVTLLRDYRRDIDDLVADKRACKQILLNLLSNAVKFTPANGKVKIRLAPEGNHLGISVIDSGIGIAPADLARLGDPFFQASASHDRTHEGTGLGLSVVRGLVGLHGGSITVESAPRKGTSVTVRLPLDCRAQNGAGGASAKIETIARHGACHNSDVGFEKETVKKIA from the coding sequence TTGCGTATTGTTGCCAATCATAACTGGCGCCCGTCTTGGGTTGAGCATCTCGTTCATGAGAGCGTCGCCGGCCGTCCACTCGAAGCCGCCCGCCATCGGTCATTCATCCTGGCCCGGCTCGTGGTCGCCGCCAGCGTTCTGTTGGGAACGCCCTTCTGGCTCTTCTTCTATGGCGTTCCGACGCCGTCGCAGAGCCTGATCTTCTTTCTCGCGCAGATACCGCTGATCTCGATCGTGGTTCTCGTGCGCACCGGCAGGTTGCGTCTCGCGCAGAGCCTCTCGATCTTCGGCTGGCTCGCGATGGCCGTGGCCGTGCACGGATTGACCGAAGGCTATGAGATCATCTCGATCGCGCTTCTGACGATTGCGCTTGTAGAGGCCGCACTGACGCCGGAGATCGTCATGGTCTTCGTCATCGAGGCGGCGACCGTGGACGTCCTCGCGCTCACGGCCGGCTTGCGGTTTCCATCCCCGGAGCTGACATCGATCGAGCATTCGACCAGCATCGCCATGCTCGCGGCGCCGCTTCTGCTCTACATCGCCGTGGTCGCGATCTGCGCGATCCGCGCCGAAAACGTCCGCATGCGCTCCGACGCGCAGAACGCGCGCGACCTGCGGCTGCTTACGGACGCGATCGGCGACATCGTGCTGCATCTCGACCGTAACGGCGCCGTCTCGACCATCGTCGGCGACACGCACAAGACCTATGGTCTCGATCGTCGCGATCTGATCGGACGCGGCTTCTTCCAGCGCGTCCATATCGCCGATCGTCCCGCCTTTCTGAAGCTCGTCTCCGACGCCTTCGACCGCGCCAGGCCGACGACGGCGGTGCTGCGCGTGCAGGTTGCGCTCGCGGCGACCGCCTCCGGCAAATATGTGGAGCCGGTGTTCAATTATTTCGACGCGCGCATGTGCCGCGCCGAACCGATCGCCGACGATCTCGAAACGGGAATTGAGGAAAATATCGAAACCGTCGTTCCCGTCGTCTGCATCCTGCGCGACGTGACCGCGGCGAAACGCGCCGAGGAAGCCATCGCGGCGGCGCGCGCCGAGAGCGAACGGGCCACGGCGAGCAAGACGCGCTTTCTCGCCAACGTCAGCCACGAGCTGCGCACGCCGCTCAACGCGATCATCGGCTTTTCGGAAATGCTCGCAAATCCGGAACTCGCGCCGACCGATCCGGGCAAGCAGCGCGAATATGCGGAAATCATCAGCAATTCGGGTCATCACCTGCTCGAAGTCGTGAATACGATCCTCGACATGTCGAAGATCGAGTCGGGTTCGATGCAGATTTTCCCGGAGCCCTTCTCGTTGCCGGCGCTGATCGATCAATGCTGCGACATGGTGCAGCTGAAGGCCGACCAGTCCGCCGTGACGCTGTTGCGCGACTATCGCCGCGACATCGACGATCTCGTCGCCGACAAGCGCGCCTGCAAGCAGATCCTGCTCAATCTCCTCTCCAATGCGGTGAAGTTCACCCCCGCCAACGGCAAGGTGAAGATCCGTCTCGCTCCGGAGGGGAATCACCTCGGCATCTCCGTGATCGACAGCGGCATCGGCATCGCCCCCGCCGATCTCGCGCGGCTCGGCGATCCCTTCTTCCAGGCGAGCGCGTCGCATGACCGCACGCATGAAGGCACGGGTCTCGGCCTCTCGGTGGTGCGCGGCCTCGTGGGCCTGCACGGCGGCTCGATCACCGTGGAGAGCGCGCCGCGCAAGGGCACCTCCGTCACGGTGCGCCTGCCCCTCGACTGCCGCGCGCAGAACGGCGCCGGGGGCGCCTCGGCGAAAATCGAAACCATCGCCCGTCACGGCGCCTGTCACAACAGCGACGTGGGCTTCGAAAAGGAAACGGTGAAGAAAATTGCGTGA
- a CDS encoding peptidoglycan-binding protein, protein MRDASLSASGRQSLPEERSAPRRRASAKRADKNRPSVLSRVFGLKRMSVLLLLGIGGLAAVGVPMNALFFQDGRHPAPLFSTHLPVAEKTETAAAPKPPVRPTEIAATRAEAEAAKPEAPRPPAKVERTRTDAAKPEKAEVAKTEVSKTTIEKKRDPISQLLGGAAEKEAEAGPDKNVLYAQRALLKLGYVVRADGVFGGTTRQAIEKFERDSGLPVKGQLSPKVMRQLATRSGLAHQ, encoded by the coding sequence TTGCGTGACGCTTCGCTCAGCGCCTCAGGGCGCCAGTCCCTTCCCGAGGAACGCTCCGCCCCCAGGCGCCGCGCGAGCGCCAAGCGCGCCGACAAAAACCGCCCGTCGGTTCTGTCGCGCGTTTTCGGCCTCAAGCGGATGAGCGTTCTGCTGCTTCTCGGCATCGGCGGCCTTGCGGCCGTCGGCGTGCCGATGAACGCGCTCTTCTTCCAGGACGGACGTCATCCGGCCCCGCTTTTCTCGACGCATCTGCCCGTCGCGGAGAAGACAGAAACGGCCGCGGCGCCGAAGCCGCCGGTCCGGCCCACGGAAATCGCCGCGACGCGCGCCGAGGCCGAGGCCGCAAAGCCGGAGGCGCCGCGCCCGCCGGCGAAGGTCGAGCGAACCAGGACGGACGCCGCAAAGCCGGAGAAGGCCGAAGTCGCGAAAACCGAAGTCAGCAAAACGACCATCGAGAAAAAGCGCGATCCGATCAGCCAGCTGCTCGGCGGCGCGGCGGAAAAGGAGGCGGAGGCCGGTCCGGACAAGAACGTGCTTTATGCGCAGCGCGCGCTTCTCAAGCTCGGTTACGTGGTGCGCGCGGACGGCGTCTTTGGTGGCACGACCCGCCAGGCGATAGAAAAGTTCGAGCGCGACAGCGGCCTGCCGGTGAAGGGCCAGCTCAGCCCCAAGGTCATGCGCCAGCTCGCGACCCGCTCCGGCCTCGCGCATCAGTAA
- a CDS encoding nicotinate-nucleotide adenylyltransferase: MRIGLFGGSFNPPHEGHLLVSRIALRRLRLDRLWWLVSPGNPLKDTRELPSLAARMAAARRIARDPRIVVTGLEAEVGARFTIDTLRYLRARCPGVRFVWIIGGDNLLQLDRWRRWEDIMRLAPVAAIDRPGATLRAANAKVALRFPQSRLPERKAARIAFTAPPAFIYLHGPRSAVSSTELRRGARRP, encoded by the coding sequence ATGCGCATCGGGCTTTTCGGCGGCTCTTTCAATCCGCCGCATGAGGGGCATCTGTTGGTCTCCCGTATCGCGCTGCGGCGGCTGCGGCTCGACAGGCTCTGGTGGCTGGTTTCGCCGGGCAATCCATTGAAGGACACGCGCGAACTGCCCTCGCTGGCCGCGCGTATGGCGGCGGCGCGGCGCATTGCGCGCGATCCGCGGATCGTGGTCACGGGTCTGGAGGCGGAGGTCGGCGCGCGCTTTACGATCGATACGCTGCGCTATCTGCGCGCCCGCTGCCCGGGCGTTCGCTTCGTCTGGATCATCGGCGGGGACAATCTGCTACAACTCGATCGCTGGCGACGATGGGAAGACATCATGCGCCTTGCGCCGGTCGCCGCCATCGACAGGCCCGGCGCGACATTGCGCGCCGCCAACGCAAAGGTGGCGCTGCGCTTTCCCCAGTCTCGACTTCCGGAGCGCAAGGCCGCGCGGATAGCGTTCACTGCTCCGCCCGCCTTCATTTATCTGCACGGGCCGCGCAGCGCGGTCTCGTCGACCGAGCTGCGCCGAGGCGCAAGGCGGCCCTGA
- a CDS encoding restriction endonuclease gives MIWIVVFTVLAGLFWPRAAGVVFMGLAFLGLLHLAVLAHEEVTEARFQEDMSPEEFEHYCAAVLREMKWNARVTRASGDQGVDIVADKRGMRIVIQCKKYSKPVGNRAVQEIVAAIAHEDAQRGVVVTTSDYTPAAERLAASNQVLLLHHADLRRIDRLLAR, from the coding sequence GTGATCTGGATTGTCGTATTCACCGTCCTTGCCGGACTCTTCTGGCCGCGCGCCGCTGGCGTCGTCTTCATGGGTCTCGCATTTCTCGGTCTGCTCCATCTGGCGGTGCTCGCTCATGAAGAGGTCACGGAGGCCAGGTTTCAGGAGGACATGAGTCCGGAAGAGTTCGAGCACTATTGCGCCGCCGTGTTGCGGGAGATGAAATGGAACGCCCGCGTCACTCGCGCCAGCGGCGACCAGGGCGTGGACATCGTGGCTGACAAGCGCGGCATGCGCATAGTGATCCAGTGCAAGAAGTATTCGAAGCCGGTCGGCAATCGCGCGGTTCAGGAAATTGTCGCAGCGATCGCCCACGAGGACGCGCAGCGAGGCGTCGTCGTCACCACCAGCGATTACACGCCGGCGGCCGAGAGGTTGGCGGCCTCCAATCAGGTTCTGCTGCTGCACCACGCGGATTTACGCAGGATCGACAGGCTTCTTGCCCGGTGA
- a CDS encoding EamA family transporter gives MDLALLALFAALVTAICQSLTDLGTKAATREADDRAILAAQWGVGALLLTASCLIAHPGLLSAPGATLAEVTRPNFWTLLAWSGALNVVAYALYIRAFRLSDASLVAPLVLLTPVLMLVTSPVMTGEQAPPLGMFGVLFTVLGVGLLDANQTNGKRFNFAIFARDAGARSMIATAVIWSVTANIDKLGVQASTPLIWITAVTIVIALCAFAYWAAGGRPAPRLRTLRYALGAGSAMAFGNTVQMWALTVLFTPYVIAIKRLSALFTVLASGRVLKEETGGRLLGAAVMLAGAVMIALARG, from the coding sequence ATGGATCTCGCGCTTCTCGCCCTCTTCGCCGCGCTCGTGACGGCGATCTGCCAATCCCTCACCGATCTCGGCACCAAGGCCGCGACTCGGGAGGCGGATGATCGCGCCATCCTCGCCGCACAATGGGGCGTCGGCGCGCTGCTGCTGACCGCCTCCTGCCTCATCGCCCATCCGGGGCTGCTGAGCGCGCCGGGCGCGACGCTGGCGGAGGTGACGCGGCCGAATTTCTGGACGCTGCTCGCCTGGTCCGGCGCGCTCAATGTCGTCGCCTACGCCCTCTACATCCGCGCCTTTCGCCTCTCCGACGCCTCGCTCGTCGCGCCGCTCGTCCTGCTGACCCCGGTCCTGATGCTCGTCACCTCGCCGGTCATGACGGGCGAGCAGGCGCCGCCCTTAGGCATGTTCGGCGTACTGTTCACGGTGCTGGGCGTCGGGCTGCTCGACGCCAATCAGACCAATGGCAAGCGGTTCAATTTCGCGATCTTCGCGCGCGACGCGGGCGCGCGCTCGATGATCGCGACGGCGGTGATATGGAGCGTCACCGCCAATATCGACAAGCTCGGCGTGCAGGCCTCGACGCCGCTGATCTGGATTACGGCGGTGACGATCGTGATCGCGCTATGCGCCTTCGCTTATTGGGCCGCGGGAGGCCGCCCCGCCCCGCGCCTGCGGACGTTGCGCTACGCGCTCGGCGCCGGCTCGGCGATGGCGTTCGGAAATACGGTGCAGATGTGGGCGCTGACGGTGCTGTTCACGCCTTACGTCATAGCGATCAAGCGGCTGTCTGCGCTGTTCACCGTGCTGGCGAGCGGGCGAGTGCTGAAAGAGGAGACCGGCGGCCGCCTGCTCGGCGCGGCGGTGATGCTGGCAGGCGCGGTGATGATTGCGCTGGCGAGGGGGTGA
- a CDS encoding spermidine synthase, with protein MIPRILLDTAQIPGGEGELRLMRRGAEFSIMLGNNELMNSRLSGSEEALATLSCERIRARPQPRILIGGLGMGFTLRAALSVLDAQARIVVAELVPAVVAWARGPMAEVFGDSLTDPRVRIEEADVGRVIRSGRSAFDAILLDVDNGPEGLTREANDSLYCIAGLTAARDALRPGGVLAVWSSGPDQNFSRRLGKAGFDMDEVKVRANRARAGSRHVIWLATRRDAGSS; from the coding sequence ATGATTCCGCGTATATTGCTCGACACGGCGCAGATTCCCGGCGGCGAGGGCGAGCTGCGGCTCATGCGTCGCGGCGCCGAATTCTCGATCATGTTGGGCAACAACGAATTGATGAACAGCCGCCTCAGCGGCTCCGAGGAAGCGCTCGCCACGCTTTCCTGCGAGAGGATTCGCGCCCGCCCGCAGCCGCGAATTCTTATCGGCGGGCTGGGGATGGGATTCACGCTGCGCGCGGCCCTCTCCGTCCTGGACGCGCAGGCGCGGATTGTCGTCGCCGAACTCGTTCCGGCGGTTGTGGCCTGGGCGCGCGGTCCAATGGCCGAGGTCTTCGGCGACAGTCTGACGGATCCGCGCGTGCGCATCGAGGAAGCGGATGTCGGGCGCGTGATCCGCTCCGGTCGTTCGGCTTTCGATGCGATTTTGCTCGATGTCGACAATGGTCCCGAAGGGCTCACCCGCGAGGCCAATGACAGTCTCTACTGCATCGCGGGATTGACCGCCGCCCGCGATGCGCTTCGCCCCGGCGGCGTGCTGGCGGTCTGGTCATCGGGGCCGGATCAGAATTTTTCGCGGCGCCTCGGCAAGGCCGGCTTCGATATGGACGAGGTCAAGGTGCGCGCCAACCGGGCGCGCGCCGGCTCCCGGCATGTCATATGGCTCGCGACGCGGCGCGATGCGGGAAGCAGCTGA
- a CDS encoding DUF2336 domain-containing protein — protein sequence MSGQLMLSDKRQRRADDASILQVIVDQFVERPVHPFSDIKQFERLALGLIDIVDAGAVARVARPLCFHPETPPSIFARLLDKGGPCAELALEYAPALPRAETAVLAARCPTGFALALSRRRDLDREIIAALMSRNEPRVLRALAGNLAAHFESAARRVLAQAARDDVRLARLLLDRDDLEIDPGPLFLAATRLERTAIILNACRKVLASGYAEPRRADPDFVARLEDAALRRDREEMAALVASALDCRKDRALAALTDSLGEALALTLVALGVDTEAATRIFLCADAPIAHDVDRVRALLRLMRSTPQRAAAQIVTAITGAARTEKEPARRNGSREEAVTAPGWRRSLPRQNGVAARKLDQSA from the coding sequence GTGAGTGGACAGCTTATGCTTTCCGACAAGAGACAGCGGCGAGCCGATGACGCGTCGATCCTGCAGGTGATCGTCGACCAGTTCGTCGAGCGTCCAGTCCATCCATTCAGCGATATCAAGCAATTTGAACGGCTTGCGCTCGGTCTGATCGACATTGTCGACGCTGGCGCGGTCGCCCGCGTGGCGCGGCCGTTGTGTTTCCATCCGGAGACTCCCCCTTCGATTTTTGCGCGCCTTCTCGACAAGGGCGGCCCTTGCGCCGAGCTTGCGCTGGAATATGCGCCGGCGCTGCCGCGCGCCGAAACGGCGGTCCTCGCCGCCCGGTGCCCGACGGGATTCGCCCTCGCCCTCTCGCGCCGTCGCGATCTCGACCGCGAAATCATCGCCGCGCTGATGTCTCGCAACGAACCCCGGGTGTTGCGCGCGCTCGCCGGCAATCTCGCGGCGCATTTCGAATCCGCCGCGCGCCGCGTTCTGGCGCAGGCCGCGCGCGACGATGTGAGGCTGGCGCGCCTGCTGCTCGATCGCGACGATCTGGAAATCGATCCCGGACCGCTATTTCTCGCCGCGACGCGCCTCGAACGCACGGCGATCATCCTCAACGCCTGCCGCAAGGTTCTCGCCAGCGGCTATGCGGAGCCGCGCCGCGCCGATCCGGACTTCGTCGCGAGGCTGGAGGACGCCGCCCTGCGCAGGGATCGCGAGGAAATGGCCGCGCTGGTCGCGAGTGCGCTCGATTGCCGGAAGGATCGGGCGCTGGCGGCGCTGACGGATTCGCTGGGCGAGGCGCTGGCCCTGACGCTCGTCGCGCTCGGCGTCGATACGGAGGCGGCGACGCGTATCTTCCTTTGCGCCGACGCGCCGATCGCTCACGACGTCGATCGCGTGCGCGCGCTCCTGCGGCTCATGCGCTCGACGCCGCAACGCGCGGCGGCGCAAATCGTTACGGCGATCACCGGCGCGGCGCGGACGGAGAAGGAGCCCGCGCGTCGGAATGGTTCGCGCGAGGAAGCCGTGACGGCTCCCGGCTGGCGACGGAGTTTGCCGCGCCAGAACGGCGTCGCCGCGCGCAAACTCGATCAGTCGGCGTAA
- a CDS encoding glutamate-5-semialdehyde dehydrogenase, which translates to MTQPLRNETPDADAAGLAAALSELGCAARQAARAVALASAEAKNRALRMAAEEIRRRSGAILAANALDVSDARARGTAGSFIDRLTLDPSRVEAIARGVEEIADLPDPVGRVLARFERPNGLVIERVSTPLGVIGVIYESRPNVTADAGALCLKAGNAVILRGGSESLRSSGAIHACLVAGLEAAGLPKAAISLVQTADRAAVGAMLAGLDGNIDVIVPRGGKSLVARVQHEARVPVFAHLEGIVHVFVHKDADLDMAKRVLLNAKMRRTGICGAAETLLVDKACASTHLTPLVSMLIDSGCEVRGDAATQVADARVKPAAEEDWSAEYLDSIIAAKVVDGLDAAIDHIEKYGSHHTDCIITRDETAAQRFMNEVDSAIVLHNASTQFADGGEFGFGAEIGIATGRMHARGPVGVEQLTSFKYRVHGAGQVRG; encoded by the coding sequence ATGACGCAGCCCCTGAGAAACGAAACGCCCGACGCCGACGCTGCGGGTCTCGCCGCCGCGCTTTCCGAACTGGGCTGCGCCGCCCGGCAGGCTGCGCGCGCCGTGGCGCTGGCGAGCGCTGAAGCCAAGAACAGGGCGTTGCGCATGGCGGCGGAAGAAATCCGTCGGCGGAGCGGCGCGATCCTCGCCGCGAACGCTCTCGACGTCTCCGACGCCAGGGCGCGCGGCACGGCGGGCTCCTTCATCGACCGGCTAACGCTCGATCCCTCGCGCGTCGAGGCCATCGCGCGCGGCGTCGAGGAGATCGCCGATCTGCCTGATCCCGTCGGTCGCGTGCTCGCGCGATTCGAGCGGCCCAACGGGCTTGTCATCGAGCGCGTGTCGACGCCGCTCGGCGTCATCGGCGTCATCTATGAGAGTCGCCCCAATGTGACGGCCGACGCCGGCGCCCTGTGCCTCAAGGCCGGCAACGCCGTGATTTTGCGCGGCGGCTCGGAAAGCCTGCGTTCCTCGGGCGCCATTCACGCCTGCCTCGTGGCGGGGCTCGAGGCGGCCGGATTGCCGAAGGCGGCGATCTCGCTTGTGCAGACCGCGGACCGCGCGGCGGTTGGCGCCATGCTTGCCGGGCTCGACGGCAATATCGACGTCATCGTGCCGCGCGGCGGCAAGAGCCTCGTCGCGCGCGTGCAGCATGAGGCGCGCGTGCCGGTCTTCGCGCATCTCGAAGGGATCGTGCATGTCTTCGTGCACAAGGACGCCGATCTCGACATGGCGAAGCGCGTGCTGCTCAACGCCAAGATGCGGCGCACCGGCATTTGCGGCGCGGCGGAGACATTGCTCGTCGACAAGGCCTGCGCGTCGACGCATCTCACGCCGCTTGTCTCCATGCTCATCGACTCGGGCTGTGAAGTGCGCGGGGACGCGGCGACGCAGGTCGCCGACGCGCGCGTGAAGCCGGCCGCCGAGGAGGACTGGAGCGCGGAATATCTCGACTCGATCATCGCCGCGAAAGTGGTGGACGGACTCGACGCCGCGATCGACCACATCGAGAAATATGGCTCGCATCACACCGACTGCATCATCACGCGTGACGAGACGGCGGCGCAGCGATTCATGAATGAAGTGGATTCCGCCATCGTGCTGCACAACGCCTCGACGCAGTTCGCCGACGGCGGCGAATTCGGCTTCGGGGCCGAGATCGGCATCGCCACGGGCCGCATGCATGCGCGCGGGCCTGTAGGCGTGGAGCAACTCACCTCGTTCAAATATCGGGTGCATGGGGCCGGTCAGGTGCGGGGGTGA
- a CDS encoding DUF1491 family protein, with amino-acid sequence MRLRSDIFASALIRRAEAQGAVAMLRRRGAAEAGALFIKLDRLDGRTAIYGPAPQSEETPAGVDRLFARAHASEWLDPAEAEARLKREIMFDPDLWIVEIEDREGRVFVDLAA; translated from the coding sequence ATGCGGCTCAGATCGGATATTTTCGCTTCCGCCCTCATCCGTCGCGCGGAAGCTCAAGGCGCCGTCGCCATGTTGCGCCGGCGCGGCGCGGCGGAAGCGGGCGCCCTTTTCATCAAGCTCGATCGACTCGACGGTCGCACGGCAATCTACGGACCTGCGCCACAGAGCGAGGAAACGCCCGCCGGCGTCGACCGGCTGTTCGCGCGCGCCCACGCCAGCGAATGGCTCGACCCCGCCGAGGCTGAAGCGCGGCTGAAGCGCGAAATCATGTTCGATCCCGATTTATGGATCGTCGAGATCGAGGACCGCGAGGGGCGCGTCTTCGTCGACCTCGCGGCCTGA